The Kineothrix sp. IPX-CK genomic interval AAGTATTAATTGAAGAAAATCAAGATAATAGCACTTATAGAATGGTATTGATAAGTAAAGAAAATCTTGAACATGTAAATGATGTGAAGCTTAGGCTAAGCTATGGAGAAAAAAATGCTTTTGCATTGGTTCTATTCATGTATAAAGCTTTAAGTGAAAAGCCTGATTTAGTGATTCTTGATGATCCAATTTCATCATTTGATAAAAATAAAAAATATGCCATAATGGAAATGCTGTTTCAGGGAACAGGTACTTTCCAAGGAAAAACAGTGTTGATGTTAACACATGATTTTGATCCTATTATTGATTTGATACATACAAGTAGCATTCGATGTAGATTTAATCCAGTTCCAGTAGCAACATTTTTATGTAATAGAGAAGGAGAATTAGAGGAAAAAGAGATATCCCCTTCTGATATTCACTCTTTTTTTGAAATTGCGAATGATAATATAAGCTCTGATATCGATGAAATAAATAAGTTGATATATTTGAGAAGAAGATTAGAAGCGGTTGGCGATAAGAGCTTGGCTTGGCAATTGCTATCAAATGTTTTTCACCCTGGTAGAGAGAATCCGATTTTGCAATTGGAAAGTGGGGAACGTCCTATGACCGAAATTGAAATAACAGAAGCTTCAAATGTTATTAGTGAAGAAATTAATGGATTTGAATATGACAGAGTATATCAAAGAGCACATAATTTGGAAGAAATGATACTTCTGTATAAATCTGCATTAAGTAATTATGAAAAAATACAGCTTTATAGAATTATTCAACATGGAAGAATAGCTGATACAATTATTAAAAAATTTATAGATGAGGCATATCATATAGAAAATGATAGCTTATTTCAATTAAATCCAACTGAATATTCTACTGTTCCAGAATATATTATTAAGCTATGTAACAGTGAAATTGAGGATTTAGAAAAGCATAATTTAGGGTGATATTGAAAAAGATGTAACTGTATGGTAAAGTAATTCAAAGAGCCAGTAATGTTCAACTAAGTTGGACTTTTTGAAACTATTTTTAGTTTGTAAAATGAATCAACAAACCAGTAACACTTAATAGTGTCTAAAAATCAGCCACTATTAAGTATTCCAGCTTTGTCGATGTAATTGTACAAGGTGGCTCTTTTTTTGTTGGAGGATAAAATGTATTTGGGTAGTTTGGCGAATATAATTATAAATACGCGTCCACTAGTATTTTTATGTGGTCCATACATAGATGAAGATGATAAAAAAGATCGTCGAAATATTTTGAGAAAATATTTTAATGAATTTAAAGAAGAGACTACATACAAAAAAGAATTGATTCAGATAACGCCGTATGCGTTGGTAATTGACAAACTGTTTGACTCAAAGAAGCTAGAAGAAGAAATGAATGTAACGTTAATTGAAGAGATTGTAGCTGCCTGTGCCTTTAAAAACTATATTTTTATAGACACAATGTCCACTGCTTTAGAATTAGGTCTTTTTTCAAATAGCTATGCGCAAAATAAAACGACAGCATTATTACCAAGTGATTATAGTTTGTTTAAGCCTTCAGTTGGATATTTTGTTACAGAAACAATGAATAAATCTCAAAATATTACGTTATGCAAATATAAAAATCGTAGATATAACAAAGTTATTGATGATGGAAAATATGTAATTGAGAATTTGATTGGGTTTAAATCCAATAAAGTACCACGGGAAATCGAAAATGAGATAAAGCTTGATTTTACAGGTGATATAAATAAATATTTAATTAGTATGTTATTCACAAGTAATATAAATGAATCGGATAAAATATATTTTGAAATAAATAATAATCAATTAGAGATTTTGATTCCTGCAAAAAATCTTTTTTATCTGGTTAATAAATATTCAAATACGGATACTATATACACAGTGGTTTTGGAATATTTCAAACAAAATATTTGCCATAATACACCAGAATATATGAAAATATTTTATCTTATAAAAAAGAAAAAAATGAGAATGATCTTGCGGTCATCCTTTGAATATTCTTTTGATGAAGTTGTTAAAAATATGGAATATCTAATAAGCACAATCAAAAGAAATTCCATATTTCCACAAAAGTTCAAAAAATTAGAGTATAAAGAAATTGATAGATTTAAGAATTATAATCGAACAAATTTTTATGAACTGATAGGTTTTAATAGTGCAGAAATCTATAGGATAAAGAAGATATATCAAACTAAAGCAAAAGCAATTACCCATAAGAAACTTTGCATTAATGGGAAAAGTAGAAAAATTGATATGTATAAAGGAACCTCTGAAGGATATGAACTTAGGAATATACATAAAAAAATAGTGGATGGATTAAGTGATATAGTTGATCTTAATAGCAAAAGCTATGCATATTGTAATAAAAAATCTATTTTGGATTGTGTTAAGAATCATATAGATAGTCAATACTTTTTGAAGTTAGATATTTGTAGCTTTTTTAATTCGATAAGTAAGAGAAATCTAAACAAGATATTAAAAATGGTTTTATCTGATAATGGATCAGAAATGTATTTATCAAACCTTACAGGAAAAACAGCAGTATATAAGAGCTCTGTTATAAATGAATGGAATGAAGTGGAGAAGATACTTGATTTATGTTTTGTAAATGGAAAGTTGTCGCTGGGGTTAGTATCATCTCCAATGTTATCAAATATTTACATGGATTATTTCGATCGTAGATTTTGTGATAAATTTCCAGGACTTAAATATACAAGATATTCTGACGATATACTTATTTCATCAGATGAAAACTTTGATGTAGGAGCAGTAAAGCAATATATTGTTGAAGAATTGAAGTTACTAAAATTGACAATCAATCTAAAAAAAACAAATTATTTTCGAATTCAAGAACCTGGGGACCATATAAAATTTTTAGGATTAAATATCGTGCAGGGAAAGAAAAACAACTATGTGACTGTTGGTAAAAAATATATTAAATTAGTTTCTAAAAATGTAACTGAGTATTTAAGAGGAGAAAGTAAATTAAAGAAGTCTCAATTGATAGGTCAAATTGAATACCTGAGATTTATAAGTATAGAAGATTATGATTCCTTCACAAAGATATTTAAAATAAAAACAGGTAATGAATTTGACTATGATAAATTTAAAAATATTTATAGATTGACCTGAGAAAATTATTGGGACAAACAGATATGAATAATTGGAAGATAGTGAATTGTTCGGTTCTATAAATATTGTTCTGGAATAGAAAGGCAAATTATATTTGCTTTTTCATTGAATCAATTTTATAATAATAACAATGGAACTGCAAACCACTGTCACATTATTTTTAGATTAGAAATGATTGGATTGCAAGCCATTGGATACCATAAGAATGACGTGAAAATGCCTTGGTACTGGATTGGTACTAAAAAGCGTTTAAACGATATGGAATGGTTAAGAAAATCGAAATAAACTATACAAATATGTATAGAAAGTGAATGAGATATACGAAAAGGTACAAAGAACTTTGCGAGTTTGAATAATTAATATGAGCCCACAACCTGAGAGTGTAAATTATTTTGTGTAAACCTCTTAGATTCATGAAAAAATATCAGAATCATTATTGGGTTTCATAATAGAACCCTTCGTTTAGATTTTTACACAACATACGCAGGCTGTCAATCGGCAGCCTGCGTTTTCTATGGATATGATTTTTACTCTAAGTCGGAAGGAACGATTCTGTCACTGAAGTAGAGTATACGGTAAACCATGAGTACCGCCTTGAATTTTGACCGCCATTTTGGCGGCCTGGATTAATCTTTTGTTTTTATCCGGCAGTTCTCCGGGATTTTATCTGACCAGGGAAGTAGATCTTTCAGGAAATCCTGATCGGTATCTTCTTGATGTTCCATCAATTCTGTGAGTAAAAACTCCAGATAGCGGAATGGATTCAGATTGTTTGCCTTGGCTGTTTCAGTAATGCTGTAGGCTATGGCACTAGCCTTTGCTCCGTCAATCGTATCGATTAAGCGCCAGGTATGTTTATGGACACAGAAGGTGCGAAGTGCTGACTCTGTTGCATTGTTATCCAGAGGTACATCCCCGTCATCCAGGAACACTTTAAGATTCTTTTCATGATTGATACAGTAGCTGATGCCTTCCAATGTTTTGCCTTTTGATAGGCGGTTACTCATTTGAACATCTTTTGCCCATGCGAAGAAGGCCTCTACCAGTGGCTTTACGGTGAGCTGTCTCTCCTGCCTTCTTCGCTCAGGAGATAGCCCGGATAATCCATTATCCAGATGATATATGGCTGCGATCTGCTTCAATGCCTGATATGCGACCGTATCCTGTGCGGATTCCCGTCTATTC includes:
- a CDS encoding reverse transcriptase domain-containing protein; translated protein: MLEDKMYLGSLANIIINTRPLVFLCGPYIDEDDKKDRRNILRKYFNEFKEETTYKKELIQITPYALVIDKLFDSKKLEEEMNVTLIEEIVAACAFKNYIFIDTMSTALELGLFSNSYAQNKTTALLPSDYSLFKPSVGYFVTETMNKSQNITLCKYKNRRYNKVIDDGKYVIENLIGFKSNKVPREIENEIKLDFTGDINKYLISMLFTSNINESDKIYFEINNNQLEILIPAKNLFYLVNKYSNTDTIYTVVLEYFKQNICHNTPEYMKIFYLIKKKKMRMILRSSFEYSFDEVVKNMEYLISTIKRNSIFPQKFKKLEYKEIDRFKNYNRTNFYELIGFNSAEIYRIKKIYQTKAKAITHKKLCINGKSRKIDMYKGTSEGYELRNIHKKIVDGLSDIVDLNSKSYAYCNKKSILDCVKNHIDSQYFLKLDICSFFNSISKRNLNKILKMVLSDNGSEMYLSNLTGKTAVYKSSVINEWNEVEKILDLCFVNGKLSLGLVSSPMLSNIYMDYFDRRFCDKFPGLKYTRYSDDILISSDENFDVGAVKQYIVEELKLLKLTINLKKTNYFRIQEPGDHIKFLGLNIVQGKKNNYVTVGKKYIKLVSKNVTEYLRGESKLKKSQLIGQIEYLRFISIEDYDSFTKIFKIKTGNEFDYDKFKNIYRLT